The Amblyomma americanum isolate KBUSLIRL-KWMA chromosome 6, ASM5285725v1, whole genome shotgun sequence genome has a window encoding:
- the LOC144093667 gene encoding uncharacterized protein T26G10.4-like → MLAPWQRLDAVKTFVYPALNFSMRCGLLGKAEWERLDEALRPLIKRTLYLPANASSDYIYGSAAAGTTGIPLAAELSDICRIDSAFKLLSSPDAEVRDLAKRAVTEVTTKRLGREVTEADVAAYISGETEGDFRARATQLKSVWAEARKASRRLEVTWEMQEDGPHITCADVTLAPKHRTKVVMKLRSIDTAARNHSLQQKPNQGKVMECVAADPSSSHFMRSGLFTRFCDWRFLHRARLNLLPLNGPAARHSRSFYGPRK, encoded by the coding sequence ATGCTCGCCCCGTGGCAGAGGTTGGACGCTGTCAAAACATTCGTATATCCAGCGCTCAACTTCTCCATGCGGTGCGGGTTGTTGGGGAAGGCAGAGTGGGAGCGCCTCGACGAAGCGCTACGACCGCTAATCAAACGCACTCTCTACCTTCCAGCAAACGCCAGCAGTGACTACATCTACGGCAGCGCAGCAGCAGGCACGACGGGAATTCCCCTGGCAGCGGAGCTCAGTGACATCTGCCGCATCGACAGCGCTTTTAAACTCCTCTCTTCTCCAGACGCAGAGGTTCGAGACCTGGCGAAGCGAGCAGTCACCGAGGTCACCACCAAGAGACTGGGCCGAGAAGTGACCGAGGCGGACGTCGCAGCCTACATCAGCGGGGAGACGGAGGGAGACTTCAGGGCGCGGGCCACGCAGCTGAAGTCCGTATGGGCGGAGGCGCGAAAGGCGTCCCGGCGTCTCGAGGTCACATGGGAAATGCAGGAAGATGGGCCCCACATCACCTGTGCCGACGTGACTCTGGCGCCGAAGCACCGAACGAAGGTTGTGATGAAGCTGCGCTCGATCGACACTGCCGCACGAAATCACTCTCTCCAACAGAAACCCAACCAGGGGAAAGTGATGGAGTGCGTCGCCGCCGATCCCAGCAGTTCTCACTTCATGCGTTCAGGTCTTTTCACCCGTTTCTGTGACTGGCGCTTCCTTCACAGGGCAAGGTTGAACCTGCTGCCACTCAACGGTCCCGCTGCAAGACATTCAAGATCATTTTACGGCCCAAGGAAGTAG
- the LOC144094376 gene encoding LOW QUALITY PROTEIN: uncharacterized protein T26G10.4-like (The sequence of the model RefSeq protein was modified relative to this genomic sequence to represent the inferred CDS: deleted 1 base in 1 codon), translating to MLAPWQRLDAVKTFVYPALNFSMRCCGLLGKAEWERLDEALRPLIKRTLYLPANASNDYIYGSAAAGTAGIPLAAELSDICRIDSAFKLLSSPDAEVRDLAKRAVTEVTTKRLGREVTEADVAAYISGETEGDFRARATQLKSVWAEARKASRRLEVTWEMQEYGPHITCADVTLAPKHRTKVVMKLRSIDTAARNHSLQQKPNQGKVMECVAADPSSSHFMRSGLFTRFCDWRFVHRARLNLLPLNGPAARHSRSFYGPRK from the exons ATGCTCGCCCCGTGGCAGAGGTTGGACGCTGTCAAAACATTCGTATACCCAGCGCTCAACTTCTCCATGCGGTGC TGCGGGTTGTTGGGGAAGGCAGAGTGGGAGCGCCTCGACGAAGCGCTACGACCGCTAATCAAACGCACTCTCTACCTTCCAGCAAACGCCAGCAACGACTACATCTACGGCAGCGCAGCAGCAGGCACGGCGGGAATTCCCCTGGCAGCGGAGCTCAGCGACATCTGCCGCATCGACAGCGCTTTTAAACTCCTCTCTTCTCCAGACGCAGAGGTTCGAGACCTGGCGAAGCGAGCAGTCACCGAGGTCACCACCAAGAGACTGGGCCGAGAAGTGACCGAGGCGGACGTCGCAGCCTACATCAGCGGGGAGACGGAGGGAGACTTCAGGGCGCGGGCCACGCAGCTGAAGTCCGTATGGGCGGAGGCGCGAAAGGCGTCCCGGCGTCTCGAGGTCACATGGGAAATGCAGGAATATGGGCCCCACATCACCTGTGCCGACGTGACTCTGGCGCCGAAGCACCGAACGAAGGTTGTGATGAAGCTGCGCTCGATCGACACTGCCGCACGAAATCACTCTCTCCAACAGAAACCCAACCAGGGGAAAGTGATGGAGTGCGTCGCCGCCGATCCCAGCAGTTCTCATTTCATGCGTTCAGGTCTTTTCACCCGTTTCTGTGACTGGCGCTTCGTTCACAGGGCAAGGTTGAACCTGCTGCCACTCAACGGTCCCGCTGCAAGACATTCAAGATCATTTTACGGCCCAAGGAAGTAG